One genomic window of Corticium candelabrum chromosome 9, ooCorCand1.1, whole genome shotgun sequence includes the following:
- the LOC134184544 gene encoding CDP-diacylglycerol--glycerol-3-phosphate 3-phosphatidyltransferase, mitochondrial-like isoform X3, with translation MAALYLGTDRLERELVDCFESRLKDCGVDCPLHVHVLLDCIRGSRGTDNSRLMLVPLVKSHMERMRVSLYHTPVLNQLFKYIIPEKFNETVGLQHIKIFLFDDDLLVSGANLSESYFTNRQDRYILIRECPELGDFCEQLVNAVAAHSYSLQPDNSLKAGEIDPLSMWTRTQFAESFRLSVQKLIKPKPITDIKADKRLNTDTWIYPFVQMGSYNVRQDQRMMSELLRHSLPGCRTLLASGYFNLTDDYVNLIMRSQGHYRILAASPEANGFLGANGAAGHIPYAYLHIARWFHNRLVCEQQTSRVLLEEYTRDGWTFHGKGMWYYLPYDELPVLTMVGSSNYGYRSVERDLELQFAIITNNPLLQQELKKEHEHLFDQASIVTADTFKRPDRQIHWLQSLVTRMIWTYL, from the exons TCAAGGATTGTGGCGTTGACTGTCCACTACATGTTCATGTGCTGCTTGATTGCATCCGTGGATCAAGAGGGACGGATAACTCTCGTTTGATGCTGGTGCCGTTAGTGAAGTCTCACATGGAGAGAATGAGAGTGTCTTTGTATCACACGCCTGTGCTCAATCAGTTATTCAAATACATTATACCAGAAAAATTCAATGAAACAGTGGGACTGCAACATATTAAAATATTCTTGTTTGATGATGATCTTCTTGTCTCTGG TGCTAATCTGAGTGAATCCtattttacaaacagacaggacCGATATATTCTTATCAGGGAGTGCCCAGAACTTGGTGACTTCTGTGAGCAGTTAGTCAATGCAGTTGCGGCTCATTCGTATTCACTCCAACCAGATAATTCTCTGAAAGCAGGAGAGATTGATCCTCTCTCCATGTGGACAAGAACTCAATTTGCGGAGTCATTCAGACTAAGTGTGCAGAAATTAATCAAACCAAAACCTATAACGGACATTAAGGCTGACAAGAGGCTCAATACAGACACATGGATATATCCCTTTGTTCAGATGGGGTCGTACAATGTACGTCAAGATCAGAGAATGATGTCAGAATTACTTAGACACAGTCTTCCTGGATGTCGTACACTTCTTGCTTCCGGATATTTCAATTTGACTGATGACTATGTCAACCTAATAATGAGGTCACAAGGTCACTACAGAATTTTGGCTGCGTCTCCAGAG GCAAATGGTTTTCTTGGTGCAAACGGAGCAGCTGGTCACATCCCTTATGCATACCTTCATATAGCTCGGTGGTTTCACAACCGACTGGTATGTGAGCAACAGACAAGTCGGGTGTTACTAGAGGAGTATACAAGAGACGGATGGACATTTCATGGAAAAG GTATGTGGTATTACTTGCCGTACGACGAGCTTCCAGTTTTAACTATGGTTGGATCGTCAAACTATG GCTACCGATCAGTCGAAAGAGACTTAGAACTCCAATTTGCTATCATAACAAACAATCCCTTACTTCAGCAAGAGCTAAAGAAG GAGCATGAGCATTTATTTGATCAAGCCAGCATTGTGACAGCAGACACATTCAAGAGACCTGACCGGCAGATTCATTGGCTGCAGTCTCTGGTAACAAGAATGATCTGGACTTACTTGTAA
- the LOC134184544 gene encoding CDP-diacylglycerol--glycerol-3-phosphate 3-phosphatidyltransferase, mitochondrial-like isoform X2, translating to MAGILKSERRIVMAALYLGTDRLERELVDCFESRLKDCGVDCPLHVHVLLDCIRGSRGTDNSRLMLVPLVKSHMERMRVSLYHTPVLNQLFKYIIPEKFNETVGLQHIKIFLFDDDLLVSGANLSESYFTNRQDRYILIRECPELGDFCEQLVNAVAAHSYSLQPDNSLKAGEIDPLSMWTRTQFAESFRLSVQKLIKPKPITDIKADKRLNTDTWIYPFVQMGSYNVRQDQRMMSELLRHSLPGCRTLLASGYFNLTDDYVNLIMRSQGHYRILAASPEANGFLGANGAAGHIPYAYLHIARWFHNRLVCEQQTSRVLLEEYTRDGWTFHGKGMWYYLPYDELPVLTMVGSSNYGYRSVERDLELQFAIITNNPLLQQELKKEHEHLFDQASIVTADTFKRPDRQIHWLQSLVTRMIWTYL from the exons TCAAGGATTGTGGCGTTGACTGTCCACTACATGTTCATGTGCTGCTTGATTGCATCCGTGGATCAAGAGGGACGGATAACTCTCGTTTGATGCTGGTGCCGTTAGTGAAGTCTCACATGGAGAGAATGAGAGTGTCTTTGTATCACACGCCTGTGCTCAATCAGTTATTCAAATACATTATACCAGAAAAATTCAATGAAACAGTGGGACTGCAACATATTAAAATATTCTTGTTTGATGATGATCTTCTTGTCTCTGG TGCTAATCTGAGTGAATCCtattttacaaacagacaggacCGATATATTCTTATCAGGGAGTGCCCAGAACTTGGTGACTTCTGTGAGCAGTTAGTCAATGCAGTTGCGGCTCATTCGTATTCACTCCAACCAGATAATTCTCTGAAAGCAGGAGAGATTGATCCTCTCTCCATGTGGACAAGAACTCAATTTGCGGAGTCATTCAGACTAAGTGTGCAGAAATTAATCAAACCAAAACCTATAACGGACATTAAGGCTGACAAGAGGCTCAATACAGACACATGGATATATCCCTTTGTTCAGATGGGGTCGTACAATGTACGTCAAGATCAGAGAATGATGTCAGAATTACTTAGACACAGTCTTCCTGGATGTCGTACACTTCTTGCTTCCGGATATTTCAATTTGACTGATGACTATGTCAACCTAATAATGAGGTCACAAGGTCACTACAGAATTTTGGCTGCGTCTCCAGAG GCAAATGGTTTTCTTGGTGCAAACGGAGCAGCTGGTCACATCCCTTATGCATACCTTCATATAGCTCGGTGGTTTCACAACCGACTGGTATGTGAGCAACAGACAAGTCGGGTGTTACTAGAGGAGTATACAAGAGACGGATGGACATTTCATGGAAAAG GTATGTGGTATTACTTGCCGTACGACGAGCTTCCAGTTTTAACTATGGTTGGATCGTCAAACTATG GCTACCGATCAGTCGAAAGAGACTTAGAACTCCAATTTGCTATCATAACAAACAATCCCTTACTTCAGCAAGAGCTAAAGAAG GAGCATGAGCATTTATTTGATCAAGCCAGCATTGTGACAGCAGACACATTCAAGAGACCTGACCGGCAGATTCATTGGCTGCAGTCTCTGGTAACAAGAATGATCTGGACTTACTTGTAA